CTTCTCATGCCGATAGGACAGCTTTCAACAATGGTTTTGGCCGGAAAACTGATCAGTGTGTACGGAAGCAGCGGGATTATTAAAAGAGTTTTTTTACTATATCCTTTTTTTCTTTTGTTGATCGGTTTATCGCCTTCTTACTGGACGCTGGCGGCTGTTCTGTTCTTCTTTGGCATTTCCGGGAATATGTGCAATATAGCGGTCAATACGCAGGCAATTGAAATAGAATCTATTACCAAAAGATCTCTTCTTTCTTCCTACCACGGAGCCTGGTGCTTTGCAGGTCTTACGGGGGCTGTAGTTGGTCTGTTGATGATCAACCTTCATGTAGGAACTTTTTACCATTTTGCTGTTATTTTTATTCTGGTAGGAATACTTTGGCTCTACAGTAAAAGAAATCTGACCAATATTATCCACAAAGCAGAACCGCAAACCCGTTCAATATTCAAGGCTGTGAATCCTACACTGGTTGGTTTGGGAATTATAGGATTTCTGAGTATGGCGATTGAAGGTGCTATGTTCGATTGGAGCGGGGTTTATTTTCAAACTATAGTTAAAGCTCCTGAAAACCTTGTTATACTGGGGTATACAAGTTTTATTTTAATGATGACTTTAGGTCGTTTTATCGGGAACAGGATCATTGAAAAATATGGAAAAAAGATTGTTCTGCAATGTTGTGGAATATTGATGAGCGGAGGACTTTTTCTAAGTGTTTTCTTCCCGGAACTGTGGATATGTATCATTGCTTTTATGATTATAGGTCTTGGAAGTTCGCTAAGTGTGCCGTCCGTTTACAGCACAGTTGGAAAAGTGAGTACGATAGCACCAAGCATTGCATTATCATTTGTATCCAGCATTTCGTTTTTAGGATTTCTGATGGGGCCGCCTCTTATCGGATATATTGCTGAAAGTTTTGATCTCAGGTATTCATACGGCCTTTTTGCCTGTTTTGGGATTTTACTGGCGGTTATGGCCGGACAGATGAAAGTATTCAGAAATAAAAATTAAAAGTTTACAGGTCGATTTTGATATCTGTCAGGAGATTTTGACATTTTCTGGTTCATTATTGTTGGTTAATCTTGCATTTCAAAAATACTGTTTCTAAAAACTCTTTATCTTTATTAGAAAAGCCGATGTCAGTGCCTTCATGATTCCGAACTTTGAAAGAAAAAACTTCTGCGATTGTATTTTATATTCCCCGTGGTCTGATAACCAAAAGAATTCAGCTATTAAAATTATACAGCCCTGGGTATCTAAGGATAAACAGGGCTGTTATAAAATTATGAATATTTATATCCAGTTTTCTATGAGATGAAGCCACAAAGCCTTTTCTTCATTGAGCAGAAAAACTGCTGATGATTTTCTTTTGGTTGTCGTTTCTCCCGTAACCTGTGTTTCAACATAAGTGGCAAGCCCATGATACTCAGAATGATTTATTTCTATATTCTCAACCTGAATATTTCGTTCCGGAAACTTTCCAAATACAGTTGGCAGCCAGTCTCCAAACATAGGTAGAGTAACAGTATCTCCGTTTCCATTAATCATCTTGAAATCTGGAGAGAATCCGGATAATAATTCCTTATAAAGACTTTTCTGATTTTCTGTTTTGCCTTGAAACCATTTTTCAATATTCCTGTGAAATTCTTCAATTTCCCAAATGATCTTTTCTGTATTGTTCATAATTAAATGTATTATATTTTTTGATTTAAATTTATCTTTTAATCAATGATTTTTCTTAATCTGCTTCCTGCCCATAGCCCAACCAGCTGAAAAGCACCTATCATTCCAATTGCCGCTGCAAATGCCTCTGAGAATCCCAGAATTTTTATCAGATTAAAAAATAATGTTCCAATAACAGCTCCTCCGGTCACACTTCCAATCTGAATGCCGATGCTTACCAAACCGGAAGCCTGTCCTGCTTTATCTTTAGAAACCAGAGAAATGGCTGTACGCATCATAACCGGCATAATGGTACCATGCCCGAATCCGGCTATAAACAAAGTGATATGAGTGATTAAAGATGGTTTTTGCTGAAAATAAAAAACTGCTGCACTTATCACAAAGCCTGTCATCAACAATCCCAATCCTACGTAGATCATTTTAGCAGCGCTCAGTTTTATCCGGGCGGTAATCAAAGGTCCCAGAAAAAAAGCAATCCCATAGGGAATAATGGCCAGTCCTGTCTCCATTGAATTCTTATGAAGAAACTGCTGCAAATAATAAGGATAGCAAATGAATAAGCCTGCGGTAAAATTGTAAAAGAAAATGATCAGAAGGCTTAATGCAAAAGGTTTATGCTGCAGGAGTGCCGGATCTATAAGTACCGGGCGATTTTTTTTCAGCTGCTTTATCTCGTATTTTAGAAAGGTGATTACTAAGAATATTCCGGTAAATAGAATTCCAAAAATCCACCATGCCCATTCAAATTTTTGTCCAAAAATAAGAGGGCAGATAAGCATAAGTAAAGCCAGAATTAATAATAAAGTTCCTGTAAAGTCAATACCTGTCTCTTCTTTCTTATTACCATCGTTCATCGTAAAATGGATCCCTAGAATACATATACCCGTAATCGGTACATTCACAAGAAATACCATTTCCCATGAAAAACTTCCCCAATGCATACTTAAAAGAACTCCGCCAAGCAATTGTCCAACCACAGAAGCAAGACCAAATACCGAACTGAAAAGGCTTACTGCTTTAGGCTGCTCCTGACTGCTGAAAAGATCCTTTATAGAGGCCAGCACCTGAGGAGCAAGCAGTGATGCTCCAACTCCTTGAAACAGTCTGAAAATGATCAGCCATGTAACATCAGGAGAAAATGCACAGGCGAGGGATGAAAACAGAAAAGTATATAATCCTGATATAAACACCTTTTTACGGCCGTAAATGTCACCCAGCCGTCCGCCACAAACAACAAGCGCTGCATAAGTAAGCCCATAAATGGCAATAACCATCTGAAGCTGATGATCGCTGGCACTGAATGCTTTTTTGATAGACGGCAAAGCCATGTTGACAATAAAATAATCCAGAGGCGAGAGAAAAGCACCTGCGATCAAAAAATTGAGTGCCTGCCACCGTTTAGGATATGTATTCATATTTTTTTATGCAAAAATACCCGCTTATATTCTGTTAAAATTGTACTTTTGGAGGAAAAACCAGTGTGTAATGAAAGGACTACATCTTGAAGGAATTGATGTAAGAGAAATAACATTGAAAGAGGGAGAAACAGCTTTTAAAACAAAGACTTTTCTCTCATTCATTTATATCGTCAAAGGCAAAGGTACACTTGCGTATGATGATCGCAGTATTGATTTCTCGCAGGGTAAGCTTTTCATTATTCCACAGCAGGAAGTATACCGCTTTCAAAGTGAAGCCGCTCAGCTTATCAGTATTCAGTGTCCAATTGAGTTTATCGATAAAATCCGTCTGGAAGCAGACCGTATTGAAAGTTGTGAAAATTTGTACAAATTGCAGTATATCAGCAATAATTATCACGCCAAGGCAGGATGTGTTTTCCGCAATAGAAATGATGAACATTTTGCTGAAACCCTTATCCTTCAGATCACCAGTGAGTTTAAAAACAAAGCGGAAGATTATCTTATTATCCGTAACTGTATGTCGATCCTTCTGAACCTGATTGCCCGGAATATTATTCAGAGCGAAACTTCTGACCTTCAGGAAAACCGCAAAGCCTTTTCGATAATGAAGATCATCACTTATATTCAACAGCATATAAAGGATCGTGAAAAAACGGGAATTCAGATTATTGCTGAGCATTTCGGAATTTCCGGGAATTATTTCGGAGAGTATTTTAAACAGCAAACTGGAGTTTCCTATCAGGACTATCTGCTGGATTATAGACTGAAATTGGTAGAAACATATCTAAAATACAGCAGTATCCGACTAAGTGAAATTGCTTATGAACTCCAGTTCAGTGATGAAAGCCATCTTTCTAAACTTTTCAAAAAATATAGGGGAGTGACTCCTGGTGAATACAGGAAAAACTTCAAATAGAACCTTTTTTATTAAGATTTTTAATTCAGTAAAAAAAAATATAAAGTTAACTATATAGTTGACTTTATATTTTTATATATTTACAGCAAATATATTTCAGATGGATTTTGACTTTATTAAAGAATTAGGATATAAAGCTTTGGACAGCAGGCTGAAAAGAATCAGTGACAGAATGTCCCATGATGTTCGGAAATTTTATAAAGAATTTAATATTGATGTTGAACCCAATTGGTATCTGGTTTTTATGCTGCTGCAAAAAAAAGGAGAAATTTCAATTACCGATATTGCTGAACCGCTGGGATATTCACATCCATCTGTTGTAGTTATTGTCAAAAAAATGAATGAAAATGGTTATCTCATCATCAAAAAAGACATTGCGGATAAACGGAAGCAGATCATTTCACTATCTCCAAAAGCCATTGAAATGCTTCCTCAGCTGGAGCAGATATGGGACAGTTGTGAAAAGACAATCCTGAAAGTATTATCGGAAGATCTGGGGATTTTAACTTATCTGGATCATATTGATCAGGAATTAAAAGAAGAATCTTTCTATCATAGGTTTAAACATGAATATTTAAAATCAATCAAATCATGAAAGCATTAATTCTCATCACTGCATTTCTTTTTTCCAATCTTATGATTTCGGCAACGGAAACAAAAATTATGATAAGAGCAAAAGCGAGAGATGCCAAATTTATAGGAACTTCATTGGGTGGAGCTCATATCATTATCAGAAACAAACTTAATCAAAGAATTCTGGCAGAAGGAAATACAACAGGAAGTACCGGAAATACTGATCTGATTATGAAAACACCCAAAGTCAGAGGAAACTCCATTGCAGATGAACAGACCGGAGGTTTTATGGCTGCTTTGGATATTGATGAACCCACATTTGTAAATATAGAAGTAATTTCTCCTTTGAACAACAAACAGGCTCAGGCGGTTGTAAGCACAGAATTGTGGCTGATTCCCGGGAAGCATATTTTAGGAGAAGGTATTATCCTTGAAATTCCGGGATACATTATTGATATTCTGAAACCAAGAACGCATCAATATATTGCATTGAACAATATTAAAGATAAACCTTTCCTGTTTCAGGCTAATATTGTTATGATGTGCGGATGTGTCATAGATAAAGGAGGTGTATGGAATTCCGATGAGATTGAAGTGAAAGGAATTCTGAAAAAAGACGGAAAATTTCTAAAAAATATAGACATGTCACTGGTTTCAACCAATCTTTTTGAAGGAAGCCATATCATCAGTTCTCCGGGAAATTATGAACTGGTACTGTATGCATATCATGAAAAAACGGGAAATACTGGCGTAGATAAGGTAAATTATGTAGTGTTTGAATAAACGAAATGAAAAAGCATACTTGAATAAAAAAAAGATCTTTCAAAATCTCTTTTTTATTCAGAACAGATTATAAAACCTGAAGTTCTTTAAATACTTCAATAACCGCTTCTATAAGACCTTTATCTATATTTTTTTCCGAAGCAGCATCCGGAAGGAGAGCTCTTAAGTCACCGTGATCATCACGTTCGATAACGACTTCAGTTCCATCCACATCTACATATAATTTATATCCATAAGAGAATGTGGCAAGCTTTCCGTTGAAAAGCAGTTCTTTACCCTTATAGGTTACCGGTACTTCAAATTCTTCCATTGCTGCGGGTATCTATTTATCTGACAAATGTCGGAAAATTTTAATTGATATTCATCATAGCTCAATATTAGAGCTGAATAATATGACGTATTAAAAAACTCTATTTAGTAAAATCTGTATCTTTATCCATAGTTAGTATTATAACGATAGAATGATAAAGTAGTTTGAATTACATGAAACATAAAGTGACCCTCTTCTGGTTCAGACGGGATTTAAGGATGGAAGACAGTGTAGGGTTTTCCCAGGCCCTCCAATCTGATGCTCCGGTAATGCCCATTTTTATATTTGATACTGATATTCTTGAAAAGTTGGAAGATAAAGAAGACCGCCGGGTTGATTATATCCATCAGGCCTTGACAGATATCAATATTTCATTGAGAAAGCATCATTCAAGAGTTAATGTATATTATGGTAAACCCATAGAGATATTCAGGGAATTATCAGAAGAATATGATATTCAGGGCGTTTTCTGCAATCGGGATTATGAACCTCAGGCAATTGAGAGAGATAAAGAAGCCTATTATTTTTTTACAGAAAAGAATATTCCTTTTAAAGCTTATAAAGATCAGGTAATTTTTGATAAAGACCAGATTATTAAAAAAGACGGTTCCCCCTATACCGTTTACACTCCTTTTGCAAAGAAATGGCGGGAAGCATTAACTCCTGAACATTATAAATCTGTACAATTAAACTTTAAAAACCTCTTTTCACAGGAATACTCTGATATCCTTACTTTAAAGGAAATAGGTTTCAAAAAAACGGAAATTGATTTTACAAAACCGATTCTGGATGCCTCCATTATAGATAGTTATGATAAATACCGCGATTATCCGGCCTTACAGCATACCACACAGCTGGGAATAGCTTTACGCTTTGGAACGATAAGTATCAGGAAATGTGTTGCCTTTGCATTGAATCATAATGCGACATGGCTTTCAGAATTGATCTGGCGTGAGTTTTTTATGCATATTTTGTATCATTTTCCACAGGTGGTACATCAATCCTTCAAAAAACAGTATGATAATATCAACTGGCGGAACAATGAAGAAGAATTTAAACACTGGTGCAAAGGAACTACGGGATATCCCATTGTAGATGCCGGAATGAGACAGCTTAACCAGACAGGATATATGCATAATCGTGTGCGAATGGTTGTGGCGAGTTTTCTCTGTAAGCATTTGTTGATCGACTGGCGTTGGGGTGAAGCCTATTTTGCCTCAAAACTCAATGATTATGATCTGTCTGCCAACAATGGAAACTGGCAGTGGGCAGCAGGCAGCGGTTGTGACGCAGCTCCTTATTTCAGGGTTTTCAATCCGACAGCTCAGGCTGAAAAATTTGATAAAGACCTGCTTTATATAAAAAAATGGCTTCCGGAATGGAATACGCCAGCATATCCTTCTCCTATAGTAGAGCATAATTTGGCCCGCGAAAGAGCTTTGTCCGAATACAAGAAAGCACTGGCATAATTAATATCAGCAAAATGCCCGGTAACAAAAATGTCACCGGGCATCAACCAATTGATATTAATATGAAAGTAACTGAATATTAAATCGTTTTCAGATACAGCTCCTGTAGTTCCTGAGCTGTAAATGTTTTGGAAGGTAAGTTCTGTACAAGCTCTCCCTGTTTCATAATTCCGATATTGGAAGCTACACTTACAGCATTGAAAATATCGTGGGTAGCTATCAAAACAGTTCGGCCTTCCTTACCGAGCTGGCGCACTATTTCTGTAAATTCTGCGGTGGCTATGGGATCCAATCCGCTTGTAGGTTCATCAAGGAGCAATACTTTTGCGTCTTTGGCGAGGGCAATGGCAATTCCTACTTTCTGGCGCATTCCTTTAGAATAACCTCCCAATGCTTTATGATGAGCTGTTTCCTGTAATCCGGTGCGCTTAAGGAGTGCAGATAATTCTTCTTGCTGATAATCAAATCCTGCAATTTTGGAGAAAAAATCAAGGTTTTCTATTCCTGTAAGATGTGGATATAAAAGCACTGTTTCAGGAATGTAAGCCAGATGCTTTTTAATTTTTTGAGGTTCATCTTTTACAGATATATTATTAATGAAAGCATCTCCGGAAGTGGCTTTAATAAGTCCCAGAAGAATATTTATTGTTGTGCTTTTTCCGGCTCCGTTTTGTCCCAGAAGAGCAAAAATTTCTCCTTTCTTTACTTCCAGATTAAGAGAATGAAGGGCTGTAAAATCGTTGTATTTTTTATGTAAGTTGATTGTTTTTAACATAGTTTTCTGTATTTGTTTTGTGAAAGGATCATGAATAAAGCAATGAATACAAGGTAGGGCAGGAATAGCTGAGCATATTTCAAATGTTCAGACAAGCTGGATAACTGTATGGTTTGCTGTGCCCAGTTTATAGATTCGGCATTCTTTACCGAGAAAATAAGCGGGTAGAAGAACAACCGTTTTTTCTCATGGAATTTCTTAAGTGAAGAAGCATACTGCAATTGATTATTCATATCAGTTTTCGCCAGATGACTCTCTACGAGCTGAGTATGAAGATTCGGAAGAAAATAGCCTAAATAGGTTGCTGCCTGATTTCGTTTCTGCATTTTTTCAGTATACAGTTCTGAAGATTTTGCAGACTCCAGATCTCCCATATGCTGCATGGCATAATACCAGGTCCAGGTAAAAGTATCATTTTCTTCCACCTTGAAATTTCTGTATTGAGGATATACCTTATAGAACTTTTCCATAGTAGGACGTTTGGCTTCATCCCATTTGTTGTGATAGCCTTCTCTCTGTTCCATGACAGCTTTAAGGGATTCGTGAACGGGATAGATCTTTTGGATCAGGATATTACTGCTCATCGGAATAATAAAATTGATGCTTACCCATACAATAAGAAGGATCAGTGCATTATGAGCTGATGATTTCCGGAAAGAAATAATCCATCTGCAGAGAACAAACCAGAATAGGATATAAAGCCATCCACTGATCACAAAAGCAATATAATAAAGGTCTAAAGGTATTTTTATCCAAACTGAAGCGATAGTTATTGAAGCCAGGTACACAGCCGTTACAGCACCCAGCCGGATGAGCATTTTATGATCAAGAAGCTTTTGTAAATTGCCACTTTGTACCGAAAGCAGCTTCCAGGTTCCTCTTTCTTCTTCTTCAGAAATCAGATTATAGCAGAAGGCGACAATCACCAATGGGAAAAGGAATACAATTACAAAACTGAAATCAAAGTTTCCGACAGCAGCATTGGCAGGATTATAAAAATCAGAATTATAACGCTGTTCCTCAAGGTTTCGGATGGTTACTCCCTGTATCGAAGGATTTAAATCACGCATTCCGATATTTAAAGCAGCCAGTCTGGGAGTTTCATTCACCAGATTAAATTTAATATAATAAAGAACCAACCCCAGATCATCTTTATGAAACTTCGTGTTCCTTTCTATGCTTTCTTTCTGGAATGCTCCGCTTTTGGAAATGATATCTTCATTCCTGTCCAGAAATTTTTTCCCTGTGTAAATAGCCATAATCCCGGCCATGAACAAAAATAACAATGCAATGATGTAGGCTTTGTTACGGTAAAATTGGGTATATAAATAACGATTCATTTAGATTAATTTTAATTTTCTTCCACTTATTTCAATTGAGGCAATGCATATTGCTAACCAAAGAACTAAAGCAACAGCAGGGATGAACTGCTCTTTCAAGCTGTCCGAAACAGCAGTATACTGATAATTAAAGTCCGGGAATTTTTTCCAGTTGTCTTTATCAATCACAGCAGGCGGTCCTCCTTTCTCCGGTTTTATATTGCTGATATGCTCAATCTGTAGATCATTTAAATGCTGAGCCATTTGGTAGCGGTACTCTTCAGCCTGCTTTTGAAATTGAGTATAAGAGAAAAAATCAGTGCCCGTTGCTATCATGGAAAAATTTTTAAGAGCAATGGCAGGATTAATTAATCCTGAAATATCAGTGAGATTTTGTTGTCTGTGGTAAATGGTCTGCAATTCTTTTTGATGTCTGATATAAATTTGGGAACTTATCTTTTCTCCTTCTTTCATGACAAATCCACCATAGTTAAAAGGAAGTTCATTGGTGGTGTTTACTTTATAATGAGCAAGTAAAGAATCTTTAATTTTCTTAAAATGAGGGTCGTCAGGATTGTGGCTGTCCCCAGATTTTAAAATATCTTTTTCCAGATTGGTTTCAAAAGCAATACGGGAAGGAGCCGGATATAAATTCTGGGCAGCAAACTGAATCCCTTTAGGCAAAACAATAATAAAAAGAAGCCAGAAACCAATAAGAGTGATCAGTGCTGAAGATGTACTTTTACTGATCGCAGAAACGATAACCGTTAAGGTGCTGATGAAAAAGTAATACATCATATAAGCGGGCAGCAGGAATGACAATCGGATTAAAATATCTGCTGAATCTGTGGTTTGTGACAGCAACGCAGCCACAAAAATTACCGGAATTACCGGAATCAGGAAACATAGAGAAAACAGCCACAGTCCCAGAACTTTTCCCCAGACAATATCTCTTCCCGAAGCGCCCTGTACACTGATGATTTTTAAGGTGGCGTTCTCACGTTCCTGTACTATTAATCCAAACCCTAGAAAAAGAATAATCAGAGGAACAATACTCTGCAGAATAAAAGCACTGCTGAAAGCTCCGAACCTGACCAAAGCACCTGAACTCCCGGCTTCCGAAAGATTGGCTGTATTCTGTTTATGAGCTTCCAGGAATATGACGTTTCCAAGATAGTCGTCTAGCCCATTGTCAAAAATATTCAGCGGATGCCCGATTCTGAAAACCAGATAACCATAATGTGCCATACGGTGCGGATGCTTATCAGGTCTGTGTTCCCAGTGTTCACGGACTTCTTCCCGGTATTCCTTTATTTTTGAAAAGGAATCGGTGTATTTTGTAAAACCGATGCCGATGCTCAGCATACAGAAGAGGAGTACAGTGATGGTGATAAGAAGGTTCTGTTTCCCCTTAAACAGGTCTTGCCAGGTCTTTCTTACCATCAGTTGTAAGTTTGAAATAGCCATAATTTAAAATTTATAAATAGCGGTTAGTAAATAGTTTCTTGGTGTTCCCGGAAACAACCTGAGGTAATTCTGAGCTCCGATCCAGTAGGCTTTATTGGCAATATTATTCAGGTTAAAAGCCAGCTGTACAGATTTTGCAGGAGTATAATACAAGGCAGCATCTATAGTAGCATATGCCGGAAGTTCAAAACTTCTTGTAAACCACGGCACTTTTGAACTCTGATAAAGTATTCCCGCTCCAATACCAAAGTCTTTTATCAGCTCTATGGTTGAAAAGTTGTAGCGCGTCCAGATATTGAAAGAATTTTTAGAAGTATTTTCTTTCCTTTTTCCCACAAGATCAGGATTCGTATCATCCAATATTTTAGCATCAATATAGCTGTAACCTCCGTAAATATGCCATTGAGGAAGAATATGTCCGGAAAACTCAGCTTCAAATCCACGACTCCGGTCGGCTCTTCGCTGTACAAGCTCATCAGGTTCGGAAGGATTGTTGGCATTGATTAAAATATTTCTTTGGTTAATCTCATATACGGCAATATTCAATGATACCCTCCCGAAAAGCTGCGCTTTCATTCCCAGTTCTTTAAGATCTGATGTCAAAGGTTTAAATCTGGCAGCAGATCCTGTAAGGCTGGAGGTATTGGGCATTAATGTTACCGTATTGGATTGCGGCTGGAATCCGGTAAGATAAGTTCCGTAAAAATTGATATGATCTGTAAGACTGTATGTTATCCCGAATCTGTACAGAAGTTTATTATTCCGGAATGAAGACTCATTGGATTCCTTGAAATTGGTAATGTCCTGAAACCATTCCTGACGTATTCCTGATAGAATTTTGAACTTTTTCCATGTGAAAAAATGCTGGATATAAGCGGCATGTGTGGTTGTAAGAGCAGAAGGCAGGGGTGTTATGACATTCAAAGTATTAAAATCATTACCCTGATAATTTTCTGCACCAGGATTCAGATCAAATGGAGTGACGTTGGGTTTAGGAATGAGTATTCCGTTGTAATTGAAAGTCTGGTAATCAGCGGCATTAGCAGGTTTGTAAGAAGAAGCTACAGAGCCGTTCTTCAATAGAAAACCTCTTGCGGCATTCTGCTGTCCGCCTTTACGCTTTTCCCAGATTTGACTGTCATAGCCTATTAAAGCCTGATGCTGAACAGCCCCTGTTTTGAATTTAAAATTAAAATAAGCATTAATATTTTCCGTTGCCCAACTTTGCTTTCTTTGTACAAACTGCATCATCGCGAGGCTGGAAACCGGTTTGTTATCCATATCAGGAACAAAGGAATTGGTTGTTCGGTGTTCCTGTAGATTTTCTCTCCAGTATTGCTTCATATAAGAGGCATTAAAACTGATAGCTTCGTTAAAATGATGGGCAGCACTTCCCATTATAATCAGTTCCCTGGTTTTGAAAAAATCATCAGGAGCTCCCAGATTCAATGTTCTTGGAGTACTGTTCAGATCTGTTTTTCCTGCAACGGCGCCAAAAATAGGCTGCCCTCTGTCCAGGTTTCCATAAAGATCATTGAAAATCATTTCTACATTCACAGATGTTTTTTCATTCGGAACAAATGTGATGGAAGGAGAAATTAAAACACCGCTGTTTTTGACATGATCCCTGAACGACTGAGCATTTTGGTAAGCACCATTAAAACGGTACAGCAAGGTTTTACTCTTATTTAAAGGGCCTGTAAGATCTGTGGTGACGCGGTACGTATCAAAACTGCCTCCTGATAAACTGATCTCGTGACGGGAAGCAGACAATGGTTTTTTGGTAACCATATTAATTGTTCCTCCGGGATCTACACTGGACATGGTAATGCTTGCAGGACCTTTGAAAACTTCCACACGTTCTATATTGGAAGTCATAGGCTGTAAAAAATAATACTGTCTGGTCCGCATCCCATTGATAATCTGTCCCTCTTCATTTTGACTGATTCCCCGGATATTGTATTGGTTGTAATAACTGGAAGGAGAGACTCCGTTCACATTTTTCATAACATCTCCAAGCTGAAAGGCCTGGCGGTCGGTGATCAGTTCCTTGGTAACCGTATTAAGAGTTAAAGGCAGATCTTTGTTTTTCATAGCAATCTTGGTGGCGGCAAAAGAGTAGTCGGAAGTATAATCTTTAGACTTTCTTCCGATAATTTCAACCGTTTGTACCACTGTAGATAAAGAATCTTCAGGATGGGACTGAGCATACAGAAATGAGGAGGCGGTAATGAAACTTAAACTTAAAAGTTTCACAGAATTTTGGGAAATACAAAGAATTATTCCCGGATAATTAAAATTACTGGTAGTCATGAACAGGGATGTACGGGCAATGAAAACGCCCATTAATAAAAGGATATCTTTAATTGTGTGAAAACACAGGTATCCACGGAATAACAGTACAGACTAAAAAATCTGTATATGAAAAATGAGAGCAGTATAAATTATGCTGCTGCGAAAAATGAAGATGGGGGAGCCCGTGAGCTGAAGAAGTCGAGAAGACAACGGTATGAAATAGCTTTGGGCTGAGGCATTTCGTTGTCATTTGTAATATCGATGGCAAAATCCATATCCAAAGGTTCAGGAAGGAGAACATTACTCATATGCATATGAAGCGCACACTGACATTCATCGTCCTGTGAAAAGGTAGGGATTTTCTCTTCTTTGGAACCTTTTTTATAGATCACTTTACTTTTGGCATGATTAGCGTGATCAAAACACGTTGTTATGCCGCTGACATTAGAAATAAATATCAGAAGTAAAGAGAAAA
The window above is part of the Chryseobacterium sp. MA9 genome. Proteins encoded here:
- a CDS encoding DUF3526 domain-containing protein, whose protein sequence is MAISNLQLMVRKTWQDLFKGKQNLLITITVLLFCMLSIGIGFTKYTDSFSKIKEYREEVREHWEHRPDKHPHRMAHYGYLVFRIGHPLNIFDNGLDDYLGNVIFLEAHKQNTANLSEAGSSGALVRFGAFSSAFILQSIVPLIILFLGFGLIVQERENATLKIISVQGASGRDIVWGKVLGLWLFSLCFLIPVIPVIFVAALLSQTTDSADILIRLSFLLPAYMMYYFFISTLTVIVSAISKSTSSALITLIGFWLLFIIVLPKGIQFAAQNLYPAPSRIAFETNLEKDILKSGDSHNPDDPHFKKIKDSLLAHYKVNTTNELPFNYGGFVMKEGEKISSQIYIRHQKELQTIYHRQQNLTDISGLINPAIALKNFSMIATGTDFFSYTQFQKQAEEYRYQMAQHLNDLQIEHISNIKPEKGGPPAVIDKDNWKKFPDFNYQYTAVSDSLKEQFIPAVALVLWLAICIASIEISGRKLKLI
- a CDS encoding DUF3526 domain-containing protein, with protein sequence MNRYLYTQFYRNKAYIIALLFLFMAGIMAIYTGKKFLDRNEDIISKSGAFQKESIERNTKFHKDDLGLVLYYIKFNLVNETPRLAALNIGMRDLNPSIQGVTIRNLEEQRYNSDFYNPANAAVGNFDFSFVIVFLFPLVIVAFCYNLISEEEERGTWKLLSVQSGNLQKLLDHKMLIRLGAVTAVYLASITIASVWIKIPLDLYYIAFVISGWLYILFWFVLCRWIISFRKSSAHNALILLIVWVSINFIIPMSSNILIQKIYPVHESLKAVMEQREGYHNKWDEAKRPTMEKFYKVYPQYRNFKVEENDTFTWTWYYAMQHMGDLESAKSSELYTEKMQKRNQAATYLGYFLPNLHTQLVESHLAKTDMNNQLQYASSLKKFHEKKRLFFYPLIFSVKNAESINWAQQTIQLSSLSEHLKYAQLFLPYLVFIALFMILSQNKYRKLC
- a CDS encoding TonB-dependent siderophore receptor: MGVFIARTSLFMTTSNFNYPGIILCISQNSVKLLSLSFITASSFLYAQSHPEDSLSTVVQTVEIIGRKSKDYTSDYSFAATKIAMKNKDLPLTLNTVTKELITDRQAFQLGDVMKNVNGVSPSSYYNQYNIRGISQNEEGQIINGMRTRQYYFLQPMTSNIERVEVFKGPASITMSSVDPGGTINMVTKKPLSASRHEISLSGGSFDTYRVTTDLTGPLNKSKTLLYRFNGAYQNAQSFRDHVKNSGVLISPSITFVPNEKTSVNVEMIFNDLYGNLDRGQPIFGAVAGKTDLNSTPRTLNLGAPDDFFKTRELIIMGSAAHHFNEAISFNASYMKQYWRENLQEHRTTNSFVPDMDNKPVSSLAMMQFVQRKQSWATENINAYFNFKFKTGAVQHQALIGYDSQIWEKRKGGQQNAARGFLLKNGSVASSYKPANAADYQTFNYNGILIPKPNVTPFDLNPGAENYQGNDFNTLNVITPLPSALTTTHAAYIQHFFTWKKFKILSGIRQEWFQDITNFKESNESSFRNNKLLYRFGITYSLTDHINFYGTYLTGFQPQSNTVTLMPNTSSLTGSAARFKPLTSDLKELGMKAQLFGRVSLNIAVYEINQRNILINANNPSEPDELVQRRADRSRGFEAEFSGHILPQWHIYGGYSYIDAKILDDTNPDLVGKRKENTSKNSFNIWTRYNFSTIELIKDFGIGAGILYQSSKVPWFTRSFELPAYATIDAALYYTPAKSVQLAFNLNNIANKAYWIGAQNYLRLFPGTPRNYLLTAIYKF